A part of Aspergillus flavus chromosome 1, complete sequence genomic DNA contains:
- a CDS encoding putative NAD dependent epimerase/dehydratase, with translation MFGELMLVEQSISCRPLNRVESRGFIYTSSCCVVTDQMGAPSHNIDEQWPTPSFALIYGESKSAAAEAIVLKGSSDTVAACSLRPSVLYGPGDDRLVPAIHACIAKGKAPFIVGDGQNLWDVTYVTNVADAHVLAAENLMSSRTAAGEVFFTQNNERITFRDFCLAIWAHFGHTPPFEIHIPGTLAYLVGLSCGFLTWVFGTTNILSRGSVRDACSVRYASGERAKLILGYRPQVGIETGIRLSCEVSRQSYLSIDSSCPYLLMYLGLCSTYGDRITNAAGM, from the exons ATGTTTGGAGAACTAATGTTGGTGGAACAGAGCATATCTTGTAGGCCGCTAAACAGAGTGGAGTCAAGGGGCTTTATTTACACCAGTTCTTGCTGTGTGGTGACGGATCAAATGGGTGCACCATCCCACAACATCGATGAACAATGGCCTACACCATCCTTCGCACTCATCTATGGCGAGTCGAAGTCG GCTGCTGCAGAAGCTATTGTTCTTAAGGGATCAAGTGACACAGTTGCCGCATGTTCTCTCCGGCCTTCTGTGCTATACGGACCGGGTGACGACCGGTTGGTCCCTGCAATACATGCATGTATAGCCAAGGGTAAAGCCCCGTTCATCGTCGGTGATGGCCAGAATCTGTGGGATGTGACATACGTCACCAATGTTGCCGATGCCCATGTTCTGGCTGCTGAGAATCTGATGTCTTCGAGGACTGCAGCCGGTGAAGTCTTCTTTACTCAGAACAATGAACGTATCACCTTTAGGGACTTTTGCCTTGCCATATGGGCTCATTTTGGCCACACACCCCCGTTTGAGATTCACATCCCGGGGACACTGGCTTACCTTGTTGGCTTGTCCTGTGGATTCTTGACATGGGTCTTTGGAACAACTAATATCTTGAGCCGCGGCAGTGTTAGGGATGCATGCTCTGTTCGTTATGCCAGTGGCGAGAGAGCAAAGCTGATACTAGGGTACAGACCCCAAGTCGGAATTGAAACTGGTATTCGGCTCAGTTGCGAGGTAAGTAGACAATCATACCTATCCATAGACTCCTCATGTCCTTATTTACTCATGTATCTAGGATTATGCTCGACCTATGGGGATCGAATCACCAATGCAGCAGGCATGTAA